The genomic region GTGAGGAGGGCGAAGGGGACGATGCTCACCGCCGAGCCGGCGAGCAGCACGGGCTTCGCGCCGATGCGCACCGAGAGGCGGCCGGAGGCGATCCCGGCGAAGAACATCGTCACCGTCATCGGCAGCAGGAAGAGCCCCGAGGCGGTCACGCTCGCGCCGAAGCCGTAGCCGCTTGAGGTCGGCGTCTGCAGGAACTCGGGGAGGAAGCCGATCGCCGCGTAGAGGCCTGCCCCGAAGAGCAGGGCCACGAGGTTCGTGCTCCACACCGCCGGGAGGCGCATCATCGTGAGGTCGATGAGCGGTGTCGCCGCCCGCCGCTCGACGCGCGCCCAGGCGATCGCGAGGACGACGGTGCCCACCGCCAGCAGCAGGATCGCCGGTGAGCTCCACCCCCAGGCCTGCCCCTCGGAGACCGCGAGGATGAGCGTCACGAGCCAGCCCGAGAGCAGCCCGGCGGCGAGCACGCTGATCGGTCCGGGGTTGCGCTGCTCGGAGTCGGGGAGGACGAGGAAGGCGGCGATCGTCGCCAGCCCGATCGCGATCGCCGGCATCCAGAACAGCCAGTGGTAGTCGAGCGCGTCCACCACCGGCCCGGCGAGCACGATGCCCGCGCCACCGCCGACCGCGAGCAGCGCGGCGGTGATGCTGATCGCGACGGTGACCCGCTCGCGGGGGAACTCCTCGCGGATGATCCCGAAGGCGAGCGGGAGGACCGCGCCGCCGACGCCCTGCACGGCGCGGGCGACGATCATCACCCCGATCGACGAGGCGAGGGCGGCGAGCAGCGAGCCCACCCCGAGGGCGGCGAGGGAGAGCACGAACATCGGCTTCTTGCCGATCGCGTCGCCGACCCGCCCGAGGATCGGCGTCGCCACCGAGGCGGAGAGCAGGTAGACGGTGAGCACCCAGGTCACCGTGGCCTGCGAGGTATGCAGGCCGTGCTGGATGATCGGCAGCACCGGGATGACGAGCGACTGCAAGAGCGAGTACGTCGAGACCGAGACGAGCACCACCGCGAAGGTGACGCGGTAGCTCGGACGGCGGGCGGGGGCGTTCACGGGGTCTCCTCGTCGGACGGCCACTGTTGACGCCGCGAGGATAGCAAGCGGAGCGGAGCCTCCGCTCCGTTTAGCTGCCGGCCGGCACGGGAGGGGGCGCCGCGCGGCGTGCCGCGAGCGCTGCGGCGAGCGCCGCGAAGGCGTTCACCGAATGGCCCTCGAGGAACTCGTCGATGTGCGGCAGCGCGGCGGCCATGCCGCGCGCGAGCGGCGCGTACCCGGGCGAGGCCTTCAGCGGGTTCACCCAGATCACCCGGTGGGCGACCCGTCGCAGGCGGGCGAGCTCCTCCCCGAGGCGGGCGGGGTCACCGCGGTCGATCCCGTCCGAGCAGATCACGACGTCGGCGCCGCGCGCGAGGCCGCGCACGCCGAAGTCGCGGTTGAAGGTGCCGAGGACCTCCCCGAGGCGGGTCCCCCCCGCGAGGTCGGCGATCGCCGCGACCGCCGCGCCGAGGGCGAGGTCGGCGTCGGCGGCGGCGAGGGCGCGGGTGAGGCGCGTGAGGCGCGTCCCGAGGGTGAAGACCTCGACCGCCGGGCGGCTGCGCACCGCCACCTGCGCGAAGCGCAGGAGCTCACGGGTGTAGCCCTCCATCGAGCCGCTCACGTCGAGCAGCAGCACGAGGCGGCGCGGGCGCGGCACGGCCTCGAGGTAGCGGTCGATGCGCAGCTCCCCGCCACGCCGCGTGCTGCGGCGCACCACCGCCCGCAGGTCGGGATGGCGGGTCGGGTGGCGCGCCGTGCGGCGGCGGCGGCTCTTCCGATCGTTCGGCCGCAGGCGCAGCTCGGCGAGGAGGCGCGACGCCTCGGCGCGTTCCTCCTCGCTCAACGTCGCGAAGTCCCGCCGGGAGAGGACCTCGCGCGGCGAGTAGCGGGCGCTCCCCCTCCGCTCCTCCCCCGCCGCCTCGTTCTCCGCCGGCTCGCCGGCGGCCGCCTCGGCGAGGCGCTGCTCGGGGAGGGGCTGCTGAGGATGGACCGGCGAAGGCGGCGTGGTCGTCGTGAAGAAGGCGGAGAAGCAGCGGTCGTAGAGGGCGAGCTGCTCGGGCGAGGTGAGCAGCGTCGCCCGACCCGCGTGGTAGACGGCGGTGAGGTCGGCGAGGCCGAGCAGCTCGAGGGCGCTAGCGAACTCGACGAGCGCCCCGGTCGGCACCACGACACCCGCGCCGCGCAGCACCTCGGTGAGGCCGACGGCGATCCGCCCCGTCGGCGAGAGCGCCCCGGCCTCGAGGGGGGCGACGCCGCTCACCGCATGGCGGCGCGCGCCACGAGCTCGCCGGCGAGGCCGGCGGCGCGCTCCTGGTCCTCCCGGTACTTGAGGACGATCCCGAGCGTCGCCCGGAGCGACTCCTCCTCGAGCGTCTCGCGGCCGAGGGCGGTGAGCGCCTCGGCCCAGTCGATCGTCTCGGCGACCCCGGGGGGCTTGTACAGCGAGAGGCCCCGCAGCTCCTGCACCGCGGCGGTGACCTGGCGCGCGAGGGTGGGCGCTGCCCCGGGGACGCGCAGCGCGAGGATCGCCAGCTCGCGCTCGAAGTCGGGGTGCTCGACCCAGTGGTAGAGCGAGCGACGCTTCAGCGCGTCGTGCACGTCACGGGTCCGGTTGGAGGTGAGGACGACGATCGGCGGCTGCTCGGCGGTGATCGTCCCGAGCTCGGGGATGGTCACCGCGTAGTCGGCGAGCAGTTCGAGGAGGTAGGCCTCGAACTCGTCGTCGGCGCGGTCGATCTCGTCGATCAGCAGCACCGGGCGGGCGCTCCCGAGGGGCGCCGAGAGCGCCCGCAGGAGCGGCCGGCGCACGAGGAAGCGCTCGGAGAAGAGCTCGTCCTCGACGCCCGCGGAGCCCTCGCCACCACGGAGCACCTCGGCGGCACGCAGGTGGAGGAGCTGGCGTGCGTAGTCCCACTCGTAGACGGCCTGTGAGACGTCGATCCCCTCGTAGCACTGCAGTCGCACGAGCTCGCCGCCCGTGAGCGCGGCGAGGGCGCGGGCGAGCTCGGTCTTGCCGGCACCCGGCTCGCCCTCGAGAAAGAGCGGACGGCGCAGGCGCATCGCCAGGAAGACGACCGTCGCGAGGCCCTCGTCGGCGAGGTAGCCGACCGACTCGAGGCCGTGCTGGACGAGGGGCGGCGTCGAGAGCGCCGCCTCGGAGGGGCTCAACGCCCTGCGGCCTCGAGCGCCCGACGGGTGAGCACGCGGGCGAGGTGGCGCCGGTACTCCTCGCTCGCGTTGAGGTCCGAGATCGGCGAGGTCCCCTCGTCGGCGAGGGCGGCGGCCTCCTCGGCGGAGGCGCCCGCGGCGAGCGCCGCCTCGGTGGCCGAGGCCCGGAGCGGCGTCTGGCCCATGTTCACGAGCGCGACCCCGAGCCCCGCTGCGCTCTCGCCGACGGCGACGCCGACGATCGCCCAGTCCTGGGCGCGGCGGGTGAACTTCTCGAAGCCGAAGCCGCTGATCTGGTCGGGGACGTGGATCTCGGTGAGCAGCTCGTCGGGGCGGAGGGAGGTCTCGAGGAAGCCCTCGAAGAACGACGCCGCGGGGACGACCCGCTCGCCGAGAGCGCTCGCGAGGACGAACGAGGCGCCGAGCGCGAGCAGCACCGCCGGGAGGTCAGAGGCGGGATCGCCGTGTGCGGCCGAGCCGCCGATCGTCCCGCGGTGACGCACCTGCGGGTCGCCGACGCGGCTCGCCGCGAGCGCGAGCAGCGGCAGGCGCTCGGCCACCAGCGGGTCGCGCGCGAGGTCGTGGTGGCGGGTGAGGGCGCCGATCACCACCTCCCCGTCACCGACGGTGACGTGGGCGAGCTCGCCGAGGCGGCCGATGTCGACGAGGAGCGGCGGGGTCGCGAAGCGCAGCTTCATGAGCGGCAGCAGCGAGTGGCCGCCCGCGAGGACTTTGGCCTCCTCGCCCTGATCGGCGAGAAGGGCGAGCGCCTCGGCGAGGCCCTCGGGGCGGGCGTACTCGAAGGTGGCGGGGATCACGACCCGCTCCGGGGGCTACGCGCCGCGGCGGCTGCGAGCACCGAGGCGACGATGTTGTGGTATCCGGTGCAGCGGCAGAGGTTGCCCTCGAGGTGTTCGCGCACCGCCCGCTCGTCGAGCTCGTCGTACTCGTCGAGGAGGGAGACCGTCGCCATCACCATCCCCGGGGTGCAGTAGCCACACTGCAGGCCGTGGTGCTCGCGGAAGGCCTCCTGCACGGGGTGCAGCGCCTCGAGCTCGCCGATGCCCTCGATCGTCGTCACCCGGCGCCCGTCGGCCTGCAGGGCGAGGACAGTGCAGGACTTCACCGACTCGCCGTCGAGCAGCACCGTGCAGGCGCCGCAGCTCGTCGTCTCACAGCCGATCTTGGTCCCGGTCAGCCCGAGCTGCTCGCGGAGGAAGAAGACGAGCAGCGTGCGCGGCTCGACCTCCGCCGCCGTCGCCTGCCCATTGACCGTCAGCTCGAGGTGCATCGTGCTCCCTTGTCCTAGTGACCGTCGTCGCCGGCGCCGCCGCGCAGCGCGAGCGCCTCGAAGACCGGTGGTGGCTCCCGCCAGGGGTCGGTGTCGCCGGCGCGCGCCGCCCCGATCGCCCGCCAGACCCGCTCGGGGCTCAGGGGGAGGTCGATGTGGCGCACGCCGAGCGGGCTCAGCGCATCGACGACGGCGTTCTGCAGCGCCGGCGTCGAGCCGATCGTCGCCGACTCCCCGATGCCCTTCGCGCCAAGGGGGTTGTACGGGGTCGGGGTCTCGGTGTTGCTCACCTCGAAGCTGCAGAGCTCGGCGGCGGAGGGGATCCCGTAGGTGGCGAAGCTCGAGGTGAGCGGCGCCCCCTGCTCGTCATAGACCATGTGCTCCCAAAGCGCCTGGGCGATCCCCTGCGCAAGGCCGCCGTGCTGCTGGCCGGCGACGAGGAGGGGGTTGAGGATCCGCCCCGCGTCGTCGACCGCGATGTGGCGGAGGACCTGCACGCTGCCGGTCTCGGTGTCGACCTCGACCACCGAGACGTGCGTCCCGAAGGGGAAGGTCGGCCCCGGCGCCGTGAAGTCGACCACCGCCTTCAGCGCCTCGCCGCGCTCGAGGGCGGCGGCGGCAAGGGCGCCCCAGTCGAGCGCCCGCGCCGGCACCCCGGCGATGCCGACCTGGCCGTCGTCGCTCACGACGATGTCGGCGGGATCGGCCTCGAGGAGCTCGGCGGCGAGTTCGCGACCGCGGGTGACGACGAGGTCGGTGGCGTCGCTCACCGCCGCGCCCCCGAGCTGCAGCGAGCGGGAGCCGACCGTCCCCCCGCCCCGCGGGACCTCGGCGGTGTCCGCCTGGATGAAGCGCACCGCGGCGAGCGGGATCCCGAGACGGTCGGCGACGATCATCCCGAAGGCGGTGGCGTGCCCCTGGCCGGTCGCGGTCGTCCCGACGCGGATCGTCGCGCTGGCATCGGGGAGCACCTCCACCTCGCCGTACTCACCACCCGAGGCGCCACCAGGGGCGGTGATCTCGACGTAGCTCGCGACGCCGATGCCGAGCTGCAGGCGGTCGCCGCGCCGGCGACGCTCCTCCTGCTCGGCGCGCAGCTGCGCGTAGCCCGAGCGGGCGAGGGCCTCGTCGAGCGGCCGCTCGTAGTCGCCGACGTCGTAGAGCATCCCCGTCACCGTCTCGTAGGGGAAGGACTCCTTGGCGATGAAGTTGCGGCGGCGCAGCTCGACGGGATCGACCCCGAGGGCGTCGGCGCCGAGGTCCATCATCCGCTCGACCATCGCCGCCGCCTCGGGGCGGCCGGCGCCGCGGAAGGCCCCGACGGGCGAGGTGTTCGTGAGCGCCGCCGCGGCGTCGACGTCGACGCGCGGGATCCGGTAGACGCCCTGGGTCATGTTGCGGGTCGGCCCCATCACGAGCACGCCCCCGAAGCCGCCGTAGGCGCCGGCGTCGCCGATCACCCGCAGGCGGAGGCCGACGATCCCCCCGTCGGCGTCGAAGCCCATCTCCGCGTACTGCACCTGGCTACGGCCGTTCATGCCGACGAGGTTCTCCTCACGGCTCTCGATCCACTTCACGGGCCGTCCGGTGAGCCGGGCCGCGGCGATCGCCGCCACGTACTCGGCGGCGAGGCCGGTCTTGCCGCCGAAGCCCCCGCCGACGTGCGGCGCGACGACGCGGACCTCGCCCGGGTCGAGGGAGAAGATGCGCGCCGCGGCGTCGCGCAGGCGATGCGGCATCTGCGTGGCGACGAAGAAGGTGAGTGCGAAGCCGTCGCCGGCGCCCTCGGGGAAGACGAGGATCGCGTTCGGCTCCATCGGCGCGGCGGCCATGCGCTGGTTCTCGAGGCGGGCGCGCACGACGACGGCCGCACCCTCGAGCGCCCCGGCGCCGTCTGCGTCGCGCTCACCGCCGGCGAGGTTGCTGCCGAGCTCGTCGAAGAGCAGCGGGGCGTCGGCGAGGAGCGCCCGGTCGAGGTGGGTGACGGCGGCGAGGGGCTCGTAGTCGACGGCGATCAGCTCGAGGGCGTCGAGGGCGCTCGCCCGGTCCACGGCGGCGACCATCGCCACGGCCTCGCCCGCGTAGCGGACCTTGTCCGAGGCGAGGGCGGTGCGGCGGATCTTCGGCTGCACGACGCTCGGGGAGAAGGGCCCGATCGGGAGGTCGGCCGCCGAGTACGCACCCACCACCCCCGCGGCGCGCCGCGCCTCGCTGCAGTCGACGCTGCGGACCAAGGCGTGGGCGTGCGGGCTGCGCACGAAGGCCAGGTGGAGCGCGCCCTCGGCGGGCAGGTCGTCCACGTAGCGGGCCGCGCCGATGAGCAGCTCGGGGTCCTCGACGCGGCGCACCGCGTTGCCGAGCAGTGAACCCGCCACCCGCGCTCCTCCCTCGAAAAGTCTCCCCGAGCTGACCCGCCCGAGGTTAGGCGAAGCTCCAGCGACGTCTGCCCCCGACGTGCCGACTTCCTCCCGGTTGCCGCGAGGCCCCGACCCTCTCGCGCGCCTCCGAGCATCGCGCAGCGCGCCCCCGCCGGACGGGCGGCGCGCTGCCCGCCTTGCCTCAGGCCGCGAGGAGCCGGCGGTCGGCGTCGCCAACGGCGCGACGCCGCCAGCTCGCCCAGGCGCGGCCCGCGCCGTAGCAGCAGGCGCTGAAGGACCCGACGAAGAAGCCGACGGGCCAGTTGGTGAGGTACGAGCTCGCGATCGCGGCCCACACCGTGACGAGCGCGAGCACGACGGAGAGCGCGATCGCGACCGGCGGCCGGTCCGTGAAGGAGCGTGCTGCGGCCGGCGGCCCGATCATCAGGCTGAAGATCAACAGCGCCCCGACGACGGGCACCGTCATCGCCGTCGCGAGGGCGATCACCAGGAGAAAGGCGATCTCCACCCGCTGGCGGCGCACCCCGCGGGCCTCGGCGACCTCGGGAACGACCGAGGAGTAGACGAGCGGCCGGTACAAGAACGCGACCCCCGCGAGACACGCGAGACCGAGGGCGGCGACCGGCAGGATCTCGGTCACGCTCACGCCCAGCACCTCGCCGAAGAGGAGGGAGAAGATCTCCGGCTCGTACTCGGTGCTCCTGCTGAGGAAGAGCGCCCCGAGGGCGAGCATCATCACGAGGGCGAGGGCGGTGACGACGTCGTGGCGCCCGCGGCGGCCGAGCGACCCGATGCCGAGCGCGGCGAGCAGCGAGAACACCGCGAGGCCGAGGAGGGTGTTCACCCCGAGGAGGTTCGCTCCCGCCGCGCCCGCGAAGGCGCCCTTGGGGATCGCGTGCGCGGCGAAGGCCGCGCCGCGCAACACGACGAAGAAGCCCACGACGCCGCCGACGACCGCCACGACCGTCGCGATGGCCCATGCGTTGAGCATGAACCCCGCGAACATCAGACCGCCCCCGGGGAGGCGCGGCACGCCTCAGTCATCGAGCGG from Acidimicrobiales bacterium harbors:
- a CDS encoding xanthine dehydrogenase family protein subunit M; amino-acid sequence: MIPATFEYARPEGLAEALALLADQGEEAKVLAGGHSLLPLMKLRFATPPLLVDIGRLGELAHVTVGDGEVVIGALTRHHDLARDPLVAERLPLLALAASRVGDPQVRHRGTIGGSAAHGDPASDLPAVLLALGASFVLASALGERVVPAASFFEGFLETSLRPDELLTEIHVPDQISGFGFEKFTRRAQDWAIVGVAVGESAAGLGVALVNMGQTPLRASATEAALAAGASAEEAAALADEGTSPISDLNASEEYRRHLARVLTRRALEAAGR
- a CDS encoding VWA domain-containing protein, giving the protein MSGVAPLEAGALSPTGRIAVGLTEVLRGAGVVVPTGALVEFASALELLGLADLTAVYHAGRATLLTSPEQLALYDRCFSAFFTTTTPPSPVHPQQPLPEQRLAEAAAGEPAENEAAGEERRGSARYSPREVLSRRDFATLSEEERAEASRLLAELRLRPNDRKSRRRRTARHPTRHPDLRAVVRRSTRRGGELRIDRYLEAVPRPRRLVLLLDVSGSMEGYTRELLRFAQVAVRSRPAVEVFTLGTRLTRLTRALAAADADLALGAAVAAIADLAGGTRLGEVLGTFNRDFGVRGLARGADVVICSDGIDRGDPARLGEELARLRRVAHRVIWVNPLKASPGYAPLARGMAAALPHIDEFLEGHSVNAFAALAAALAARRAAPPPVPAGS
- a CDS encoding metal ABC transporter permease gives rise to the protein MLNAWAIATVVAVVGGVVGFFVVLRGAAFAAHAIPKGAFAGAAGANLLGVNTLLGLAVFSLLAALGIGSLGRRGRHDVVTALALVMMLALGALFLSRSTEYEPEIFSLLFGEVLGVSVTEILPVAALGLACLAGVAFLYRPLVYSSVVPEVAEARGVRRQRVEIAFLLVIALATAMTVPVVGALLIFSLMIGPPAAARSFTDRPPVAIALSVVLALVTVWAAIASSYLTNWPVGFFVGSFSACCYGAGRAWASWRRRAVGDADRRLLAA
- a CDS encoding MFS transporter codes for the protein MNAPARRPSYRVTFAVVLVSVSTYSLLQSLVIPVLPIIQHGLHTSQATVTWVLTVYLLSASVATPILGRVGDAIGKKPMFVLSLAALGVGSLLAALASSIGVMIVARAVQGVGGAVLPLAFGIIREEFPRERVTVAISITAALLAVGGGAGIVLAGPVVDALDYHWLFWMPAIAIGLATIAAFLVLPDSEQRNPGPISVLAAGLLSGWLVTLILAVSEGQAWGWSSPAILLLAVGTVVLAIAWARVERRAATPLIDLTMMRLPAVWSTNLVALLFGAGLYAAIGFLPEFLQTPTSSGYGFGASVTASGLFLLPMTVTMFFAGIASGRLSVRIGAKPVLLAGSAVSIVPFALLTFAPTHRVLVYTATAVLGIGFGLAFSAMSSIVVESVPAGQVGVASGMNTNIRTIGGSIGAAAMASIVTSGVAPGTVPRLSGYTHGFAFLMSAAVVAAAAALLVPSRRALAAAAGAPEAGGEAPLVAGNDLAVAE
- a CDS encoding MoxR family ATPase codes for the protein MSPSEAALSTPPLVQHGLESVGYLADEGLATVVFLAMRLRRPLFLEGEPGAGKTELARALAALTGGELVRLQCYEGIDVSQAVYEWDYARQLLHLRAAEVLRGGEGSAGVEDELFSERFLVRRPLLRALSAPLGSARPVLLIDEIDRADDEFEAYLLELLADYAVTIPELGTITAEQPPIVVLTSNRTRDVHDALKRRSLYHWVEHPDFERELAILALRVPGAAPTLARQVTAAVQELRGLSLYKPPGVAETIDWAEALTALGRETLEEESLRATLGIVLKYREDQERAAGLAGELVARAAMR
- a CDS encoding (2Fe-2S)-binding protein, with the translated sequence MHLELTVNGQATAAEVEPRTLLVFFLREQLGLTGTKIGCETTSCGACTVLLDGESVKSCTVLALQADGRRVTTIEGIGELEALHPVQEAFREHHGLQCGYCTPGMVMATVSLLDEYDELDERAVREHLEGNLCRCTGYHNIVASVLAAAAARSPRSGS
- a CDS encoding xanthine dehydrogenase family protein molybdopterin-binding subunit, which translates into the protein MAGSLLGNAVRRVEDPELLIGAARYVDDLPAEGALHLAFVRSPHAHALVRSVDCSEARRAAGVVGAYSAADLPIGPFSPSVVQPKIRRTALASDKVRYAGEAVAMVAAVDRASALDALELIAVDYEPLAAVTHLDRALLADAPLLFDELGSNLAGGERDADGAGALEGAAVVVRARLENQRMAAAPMEPNAILVFPEGAGDGFALTFFVATQMPHRLRDAAARIFSLDPGEVRVVAPHVGGGFGGKTGLAAEYVAAIAAARLTGRPVKWIESREENLVGMNGRSQVQYAEMGFDADGGIVGLRLRVIGDAGAYGGFGGVLVMGPTRNMTQGVYRIPRVDVDAAAALTNTSPVGAFRGAGRPEAAAMVERMMDLGADALGVDPVELRRRNFIAKESFPYETVTGMLYDVGDYERPLDEALARSGYAQLRAEQEERRRRGDRLQLGIGVASYVEITAPGGASGGEYGEVEVLPDASATIRVGTTATGQGHATAFGMIVADRLGIPLAAVRFIQADTAEVPRGGGTVGSRSLQLGGAAVSDATDLVVTRGRELAAELLEADPADIVVSDDGQVGIAGVPARALDWGALAAAALERGEALKAVVDFTAPGPTFPFGTHVSVVEVDTETGSVQVLRHIAVDDAGRILNPLLVAGQQHGGLAQGIAQALWEHMVYDEQGAPLTSSFATYGIPSAAELCSFEVSNTETPTPYNPLGAKGIGESATIGSTPALQNAVVDALSPLGVRHIDLPLSPERVWRAIGAARAGDTDPWREPPPVFEALALRGGAGDDGH